From the genome of Desulfovibrio porci, one region includes:
- the mobA gene encoding molybdenum cofactor guanylyltransferase: MNPERDGQTPGNDVAGVVLAGGLSSRLGQEKALLRVHGQEHPDLLRRTHNLLTALLPRCWVACRPDRPRPGYDCIFDQVEGLGPFSGVHAALRAAAERGFAAVLALSCDLPFMDEATLRRLLTARETAPAGRLLTTFCQRETGFIEALTAVYEVAALPLFDAALAHGERKLSRIIPQERQERIFYSQTEALPFFNINYPADLELVRRLLAAL, from the coding sequence ATGAATCCGGAACGCGATGGGCAAACGCCCGGAAACGATGTGGCCGGCGTGGTGCTGGCGGGCGGCCTTTCCTCGCGCTTGGGGCAGGAAAAGGCCCTCTTGCGCGTGCACGGCCAGGAACATCCTGATTTGCTGCGCCGCACGCACAATCTGTTGACCGCGCTCCTGCCCCGCTGCTGGGTAGCCTGCCGCCCGGACCGGCCGCGTCCGGGATATGACTGCATTTTTGACCAGGTGGAAGGCCTGGGGCCGTTCAGCGGAGTGCACGCGGCTCTGCGCGCGGCAGCGGAGCGGGGTTTTGCCGCCGTGCTGGCCCTGTCCTGCGATCTGCCCTTTATGGACGAGGCCACGTTGCGCCGTTTGCTGACCGCGCGCGAAACAGCGCCCGCCGGTCGCCTGCTGACGACCTTCTGCCAGCGCGAGACGGGCTTTATCGAGGCGCTCACGGCTGTGTACGAAGTGGCGGCGCTGCCCCTGTTCGACGCGGCTCTGGCCCACGGCGAGCGCAAGCTCAGCCGCATCATTCCCCAGGAACGGCAGGAGCGTATTTTCTACAGCCAGACGGAAGCCCTGCCGTTTTTCAACATCAATTATCCCGCCGACCTGGAACTGGTGCGCCGCCTGCTGGCCGCGCTTTAA
- a CDS encoding helix-turn-helix domain-containing protein, with product MKFIESASPFTEQLERIQQITGTHSQMELAAYLGIRRSTVTNAKRLGTIPAEWLLTLLRVANVNPEWILTGVGPCRIRRHAPDVYEDEDITRERQKDREALQRLSSRALADELVRRIAVAEGERFLSPSTQA from the coding sequence ATGAAATTCATAGAAAGCGCATCTCCATTCACCGAACAGCTTGAGCGCATCCAGCAGATCACAGGCACGCACAGCCAGATGGAGCTTGCCGCGTATCTGGGCATCCGACGCTCTACCGTGACCAACGCCAAGCGTTTAGGCACGATCCCGGCGGAATGGCTGCTCACTCTGCTGCGCGTGGCTAACGTCAACCCGGAATGGATTTTGACCGGCGTCGGTCCGTGCCGCATCCGTAGGCATGCGCCCGACGTCTACGAGGATGAAGACATCACACGGGAACGCCAAAAAGACCGGGAGGCCCTGCAACGCCTGTCCTCCCGCGCGCTGGCGGATGAACTGGTCCGGCGCATCGCGGTTGCGGAAGGCGAACGCTTCCTGTCCCCGTCCACGCAGGCGTGA
- a CDS encoding formate dehydrogenase accessory protein FdhE has protein sequence MSTLFSLADATLARRLERLAALAWLPGTLLDIVGGTLRLQRAAFQSLSRPDTSGLCPAAPEAHAQGAPLLASADFPYDPDLARPLWGQLCDLLASAGGNPAEAVSALRREVATDEELPARAYAAFTHEDEAFFTGWAARLPQAPALIHFLAQAALTPQLAAVTETLSAGHDEQRVWEHGHCPHCGRPPFMGELRGREGQRWHTCSFCGASYRAARLQCPFCLERGEERLRMFTIDSLPFFEVRVCKTCRCYIKLADLREQAEALPAALNDLASLPLDMLARQEGYSRPTPSAWGF, from the coding sequence ATGAGCACGCTTTTTTCCCTTGCCGACGCCACCCTTGCCCGCCGTCTGGAACGCCTTGCCGCTCTGGCCTGGCTGCCCGGGACATTGCTGGATATCGTGGGGGGAACTCTGCGTCTGCAACGGGCGGCTTTCCAGAGTCTGAGCCGTCCGGATACGAGCGGCCTTTGCCCCGCCGCGCCGGAGGCGCACGCGCAGGGCGCGCCCTTGCTCGCATCCGCTGACTTTCCGTATGATCCCGACCTGGCCCGGCCGCTCTGGGGTCAACTTTGTGACCTGCTGGCGTCGGCCGGGGGCAACCCGGCGGAAGCCGTGTCGGCCTTGCGCCGGGAAGTGGCGACGGATGAGGAACTGCCCGCCAGGGCATACGCGGCTTTCACCCATGAGGACGAAGCCTTTTTCACCGGCTGGGCCGCGCGCCTGCCTCAGGCTCCGGCTCTGATCCATTTTTTGGCCCAGGCGGCGCTGACCCCGCAACTGGCCGCCGTGACCGAGACCCTGTCCGCCGGGCACGATGAGCAGCGTGTCTGGGAGCACGGGCATTGCCCGCACTGCGGCCGTCCGCCCTTCATGGGCGAATTGCGCGGCAGGGAAGGGCAGCGTTGGCACACGTGTTCGTTCTGCGGCGCAAGTTACAGGGCGGCCCGGCTGCAATGCCCCTTCTGTCTGGAGCGCGGGGAAGAGCGGTTGCGGATGTTCACCATCGACAGCCTCCCTTTTTTTGAGGTGCGCGTCTGCAAGACCTGCCGCTGCTATATCAAGCTGGCCGACCTGCGCGAACAGGCCGAGGCCTTGCCCGCCGCCCTGAATGACCTGGCCTCTCTGCCGCTGGACATGCTGGCCCGCCAGGAAGGCTACAGCCGTCCGACGCCGTCGGCCTGGGGCTTCTGA
- a CDS encoding amino acid permease, with translation MAQSTTKKLGVVALASVVVSSMVGGGIYSLPQNMAASASVGAVLIAWVITGLGMYFLANSFRILSDIRPDLKAGIYMYGREGFGPFVGFLIAWGYWLCQIFGNVGYAVITMDALNYFFPPYFQGGNTIQSIIGGSILIWMFNFVVLRGTQQAAIINTIGTIGKLIPLFIFVIVLAFVFNIDKFDFDFFGKLAVDNGHHLGGLGAQVKSTMLVTLWAFIGIEGAVVLSDKAKTPSDVGKATVMGFLGCLVVYILLSVLPYGFMTQAELSAVPTPSTAGVLERVVGPWGSWLMNVGLIIAVLASWLAWTLITAEMPLAAAKNGTFPRQFSRENAAGAPSVSLWVTSLLMQLALFMVYFSNNAWSMMLSITGVMVLPAYLISTLFLWKTCEDGQYPQKAPVGRAAALACAALGTLYGFWLIYAAGLHYLLMSMVLIALGVPVYIWSRKQHPDQAPLFKTYEKVILVLLVLAALAAIYLFARGIITL, from the coding sequence ATGGCGCAAAGCACAACCAAAAAACTCGGGGTCGTGGCGCTGGCCAGCGTGGTGGTCAGCTCCATGGTCGGCGGCGGCATTTACAGCCTGCCGCAGAACATGGCCGCCTCGGCTTCCGTGGGCGCGGTACTCATCGCCTGGGTGATTACGGGCTTGGGCATGTATTTTCTGGCCAATTCTTTCCGCATTCTTTCGGACATCCGCCCGGATCTCAAGGCGGGCATCTATATGTACGGGCGGGAGGGCTTCGGCCCCTTTGTGGGCTTTCTCATCGCCTGGGGCTACTGGCTCTGCCAGATATTCGGCAATGTGGGCTACGCCGTCATCACCATGGACGCCCTGAACTACTTTTTCCCGCCGTATTTCCAGGGCGGCAACACCATCCAGTCCATCATCGGTGGTTCCATCCTGATCTGGATGTTCAACTTCGTCGTGCTGCGCGGCACGCAGCAGGCCGCCATCATCAATACCATCGGCACCATCGGCAAGCTGATCCCGCTGTTCATCTTCGTCATTGTGCTGGCCTTTGTGTTCAATATCGACAAATTTGACTTTGACTTCTTCGGCAAGCTGGCCGTGGACAACGGTCACCACCTCGGCGGTCTGGGCGCGCAGGTCAAGAGCACCATGCTGGTGACGCTCTGGGCCTTTATCGGCATTGAGGGCGCGGTGGTGCTGTCCGACAAGGCCAAAACGCCGAGCGATGTGGGCAAGGCCACGGTCATGGGCTTTTTGGGCTGCCTGGTGGTCTATATTCTGCTTTCCGTGCTGCCGTACGGCTTCATGACCCAGGCGGAGCTTTCCGCCGTGCCCACGCCGTCCACAGCCGGCGTGCTGGAACGCGTGGTGGGCCCGTGGGGCAGCTGGCTCATGAACGTGGGCCTGATTATCGCCGTGCTGGCCAGTTGGCTGGCCTGGACCCTGATCACCGCTGAAATGCCTTTGGCGGCGGCCAAGAACGGCACCTTTCCCCGCCAGTTCAGCAGGGAGAACGCCGCCGGAGCGCCGTCCGTGTCCCTGTGGGTCACCAGCCTGCTGATGCAGCTGGCGCTCTTTATGGTGTACTTTTCCAACAACGCCTGGAGCATGATGCTGAGCATCACCGGCGTCATGGTGCTGCCCGCCTATCTGATTTCCACGCTCTTTCTCTGGAAGACCTGCGAGGACGGGCAATATCCCCAGAAGGCCCCGGTGGGGCGGGCGGCCGCCCTGGCCTGCGCGGCTCTGGGCACGCTGTACGGTTTCTGGCTGATCTACGCCGCCGGGCTGCATTATCTGCTGATGTCCATGGTGCTGATCGCACTGGGCGTTCCCGTGTACATCTGGAGCCGCAAGCAGCATCCCGACCAGGCGCCGCTGTTCAAGACCTATGAGAAGGTCATTCTGGTACTGCTGGTGCTGGCGGCTCTGGCCGCGATCTACCTGTTCGCGCGCGGCATTATCACGCTGTAA
- a CDS encoding M23 family metallopeptidase, producing MILKVLGAALLCMPLMAGVCRAAEESVTPQGQASENKEDTTPGTSPVAETGKLPPLAAMITSPFGLRRMPGWLSRRGMVMREHSGLDIRARLGWPVVAFEGGPVIRGRNGRPARMGDLKALENYSPPSLPAWGQGQ from the coding sequence ATGATCCTCAAGGTTCTCGGCGCGGCTCTGTTATGCATGCCGCTTATGGCGGGCGTCTGCCGCGCGGCGGAGGAGAGCGTGACGCCGCAGGGCCAGGCAAGCGAGAATAAGGAAGACACGACGCCGGGCACGTCTCCTGTGGCGGAAACAGGCAAGCTGCCGCCCCTGGCGGCAATGATCACCTCGCCCTTCGGCCTGCGGCGCATGCCCGGCTGGCTGAGTCGGCGCGGCATGGTGATGCGCGAGCATTCCGGCCTGGATATTCGCGCCAGGCTGGGCTGGCCGGTGGTGGCTTTTGAAGGCGGCCCGGTCATCCGGGGCCGCAACGGACGGCCCGCGCGCATGGGCGACCTCAAAGCCCTGGAAAATTACAGCCCGCCGTCCCTTCCCGCCTGGGGCCAGGGGCAATAG
- a CDS encoding methyl-accepting chemotaxis protein, producing MSISKASSAINAAIIVLTCVVGYFVYELYQAIQNNLELARNKEVAVQLAGELMESSKQLTSNVRQYAATGDSRYETVYFGIVDERAGKTPRAADRRVAPGLTLLFSLASAIYARRGICRPLGQLSHFAQKVMSGDYSSRIETHSQNEIGTLATALDAMLDKLESQLAFSRGVLTALPVPCAVFDMENKLVFANAPMLETFDHADDMENSVGMASGAFFYNDGTRATSVTRCLESGEGGSSSVVIDRKTGKAMHAEIFTKPMPDNRGELSNVVLILLDNTTTFEQQEAIKRNSEIMRSVAVSVLDLLEAANAACEQLVSVLVKTDTATAETAGRMHDTLTAMEQMNMAVLDISKNAGDAAANSDNMRNTATDGQNIVEQVVSSISQVQKNSMDLRADMEKLSDEAQSINRIMTVISDIADQTNLLALNAAIEAARAGDAGRGFAVVADEVRKLAEKTMSATTEVGAAIENIQQSTRRNMEHVDRAVTSIEEVTGLAHTSGDRLRDIVEITTLSTDMVRAIATASEQQSASTAQINETVEAVDNTLKDVAMTIADANNAAKQLNGQMSEIRQLMDRLKS from the coding sequence ATGAGCATCAGCAAGGCTTCATCCGCAATCAACGCAGCGATCATTGTCCTGACATGTGTTGTGGGCTATTTTGTCTATGAGCTTTACCAAGCCATTCAAAATAATCTGGAACTCGCGCGCAACAAGGAAGTGGCCGTGCAGCTTGCCGGCGAGCTGATGGAGTCTTCCAAACAGCTCACCAGTAATGTCCGACAATACGCCGCCACCGGCGACAGCCGCTATGAAACGGTCTATTTCGGCATTGTGGACGAGCGCGCCGGCAAAACGCCCCGCGCGGCCGACCGCAGAGTGGCTCCGGGCCTGACTCTGCTGTTCAGCCTTGCTTCCGCCATATATGCCCGCAGGGGCATCTGCCGTCCGCTGGGGCAGCTTTCCCACTTTGCCCAAAAAGTCATGTCCGGCGACTACAGCTCACGTATCGAAACGCATTCACAAAATGAAATCGGCACCCTGGCCACGGCCCTCGACGCCATGCTGGACAAGCTGGAAAGCCAGCTCGCCTTCTCGCGCGGGGTGCTGACCGCCCTGCCCGTGCCCTGCGCCGTGTTCGACATGGAGAATAAACTGGTCTTCGCCAATGCTCCCATGCTGGAGACCTTTGATCATGCGGACGACATGGAAAACAGCGTGGGCATGGCCTCCGGCGCCTTTTTCTACAATGACGGCACGCGCGCCACCTCCGTCACCCGCTGCCTGGAAAGCGGGGAAGGCGGCTCTTCCTCCGTCGTCATTGACAGAAAAACGGGCAAGGCCATGCACGCTGAAATCTTCACCAAACCCATGCCGGACAACAGGGGGGAACTGTCCAATGTCGTGCTGATCCTGCTGGACAACACCACAACATTTGAGCAGCAGGAGGCCATCAAACGCAACAGCGAAATCATGCGGAGCGTGGCCGTATCTGTTCTGGACCTGCTGGAAGCGGCCAATGCGGCCTGTGAGCAGCTGGTCAGCGTACTGGTGAAAACCGACACGGCCACGGCGGAAACAGCCGGACGCATGCATGACACGCTCACGGCCATGGAGCAGATGAACATGGCCGTGCTGGATATTTCCAAAAATGCGGGCGACGCCGCCGCCAATTCCGACAATATGCGCAATACGGCCACGGACGGTCAGAATATCGTGGAACAGGTGGTTTCCTCCATCAGCCAGGTGCAGAAAAATTCCATGGATCTGCGCGCGGACATGGAAAAGCTGAGCGATGAGGCCCAGAGCATCAACCGGATCATGACCGTGATTTCCGATATCGCCGACCAGACCAATCTGCTGGCGCTCAACGCGGCCATTGAAGCGGCCCGCGCGGGCGACGCCGGACGCGGTTTCGCGGTTGTGGCCGACGAGGTGCGCAAACTGGCTGAAAAAACCATGAGCGCCACCACGGAAGTGGGCGCCGCCATTGAAAACATCCAGCAGAGCACCCGCCGCAACATGGAACATGTGGACCGCGCCGTGACCAGCATTGAGGAAGTGACCGGCCTGGCCCACACCTCGGGCGACCGGCTCAGGGATATCGTGGAAATCACGACCCTTTCCACCGACATGGTGCGGGCCATCGCCACTGCCTCCGAACAGCAGTCCGCCTCCACGGCGCAGATCAACGAAACCGTGGAAGCGGTGGACAACACCCTTAAGGATGTGGCCATGACCATTGCCGACGCCAACAACGCCGCCAAACAGCTCAACGGCCAGATGAGCGAAATCCGCCAATTGATGGACAGACTCAAGAGCTGA
- a CDS encoding pyruvoyl-dependent arginine decarboxylase produces MTTLGTRYPTLAFISGGVGEAEDGIPPQPFETFCYDSALLQAKIENFNVIPYTSVLPKELYGNILPVEKVEKDFKHGAVLEVIMAANGARIEEHRAIATGLGICWGKRDGKLIGGWAAEYVEYFPTWIDDDIAKAHAEMWLNKSLNHELSLRGVEKHSEFQFWHNHLNLTKPYGYCLTVMGFLNFEFADPVVVKN; encoded by the coding sequence ATGACTACTCTTGGCACGAGATACCCCACTCTGGCTTTCATTTCTGGCGGCGTTGGCGAAGCGGAAGATGGTATCCCGCCGCAGCCCTTTGAAACTTTCTGCTATGATTCCGCATTATTGCAGGCAAAAATTGAAAACTTCAACGTCATCCCCTATACCTCCGTGCTTCCCAAGGAACTTTACGGCAACATCCTGCCCGTGGAGAAAGTGGAAAAGGACTTCAAGCACGGCGCCGTGCTGGAAGTGATCATGGCCGCCAACGGCGCCCGTATCGAGGAGCATCGCGCCATCGCCACGGGCCTCGGCATCTGCTGGGGCAAAAGGGACGGCAAGCTCATCGGCGGCTGGGCGGCTGAATACGTGGAGTACTTCCCCACCTGGATTGACGACGACATCGCCAAAGCCCATGCCGAAATGTGGCTGAATAAATCCCTCAACCATGAACTGTCGCTGCGCGGCGTTGAAAAGCACAGCGAATTCCAGTTCTGGCACAATCATCTGAATCTTACCAAGCCCTACGGCTACTGCCTGACGGTCATGGGCTTCCTCAATTTTGAATTTGCCGATCCCGTTGTGGTGAAAAACTAG
- a CDS encoding c-type cytochrome, with protein sequence MLKKWKQIGGFAMAAFLFVAVQSQAAQEDRAAQGQKLYDDLCAICHTEKPAKMMGQPVDGLVAKMEKVKGLTPPPNDKVAEMQEALKPLSGQDMKDIAVYLNGLK encoded by the coding sequence ATGTTGAAAAAATGGAAACAGATCGGCGGATTCGCCATGGCGGCCTTTTTGTTCGTGGCCGTGCAGTCCCAGGCCGCCCAGGAAGACAGGGCGGCACAGGGGCAGAAACTGTACGACGATCTCTGCGCCATCTGCCATACGGAAAAACCCGCCAAGATGATGGGGCAGCCTGTGGACGGCCTGGTGGCCAAGATGGAAAAAGTGAAAGGCCTGACCCCGCCGCCCAATGACAAGGTGGCGGAAATGCAGGAGGCGCTGAAGCCGCTTTCCGGCCAGGACATGAAGGATATCGCCGTTTACCTGAACGGACTGAAATAA
- a CDS encoding KAP family P-loop NTPase fold protein — protein MKLSPDIPLCSPEQDEFGYSTLSSFIADSIISTENPNGIVISINAPWGYGKSSLMNFISYYISERSPEIHIVNFNPWWFSSRENLVNQFFAEFGAQIKRNPKLKKITSAIGEYAGVLGQAAAIGSGYPIITPIANFFGKGIKSILKKDVQRLKNDLASDLKKSGNKFVFFIDDIDRLTPEEIKELFKIVKVLADFPNVIYILSFDMDIVCEAINLSYGIDGKAYLEKIIQASFSLPKIDKLRLRRTLFSKLWVIGGESGFKENIWHEVMNVYFSGLDSLIRNPRDIIRVTNALNVTYPPVKSEIFSPDFVAIEFIRIFCPKLYTTIKSNKKYFAGPNDERHTDREELIKFHNAWLENIDEVNRNDIKTIVQILFPKLNNIFGNTIHGSNWVSQWRKERRICSDECFDIYFNFTIDSDFVSKTELEIFKESANEESSIIGILESSTEIYRLDGTNKVQEYISKIRDIAAEIDEGRASNIIKAIFNCGNKLLTTVPETRVSLSSLPFRWYIDYTIEDLLEKIPEDLRGAFLIDCTKSSSSLTLLVEVIRFAERVKEEPDKRGHSSYNAISDADLAIAKDSLCERLASSTLEELLSLPNLDMVLFCWGEWADNETVNNKIRPILENELSAIKFLATYFYFSQTFSFGDALARSQAYLNSRSIQKYINVGALEEKLKSFPHESLSRKQLLVVDTFLKDVEARRNDTSDDSEA, from the coding sequence ATGAAATTGAGCCCGGATATACCATTATGCTCTCCTGAGCAAGACGAATTCGGATATTCCACTTTATCTTCATTTATTGCGGATTCAATCATAAGCACAGAAAATCCTAATGGGATAGTGATTTCAATAAATGCCCCTTGGGGCTATGGTAAGTCATCATTGATGAACTTTATTAGCTATTATATCTCTGAACGATCGCCAGAAATACATATAGTAAATTTTAATCCTTGGTGGTTTAGTAGCAGAGAAAATTTAGTAAATCAATTTTTTGCAGAATTTGGAGCACAGATAAAGAGAAATCCAAAACTTAAAAAAATTACTTCTGCTATTGGAGAATATGCTGGAGTATTAGGTCAAGCTGCAGCAATTGGTTCTGGTTATCCTATTATAACTCCGATTGCTAATTTTTTTGGGAAAGGCATAAAAAGTATACTTAAAAAAGATGTGCAAAGGTTAAAAAACGACTTAGCCAGTGACTTAAAAAAATCTGGTAATAAATTTGTTTTCTTCATTGATGATATCGATAGGCTTACTCCAGAAGAAATAAAAGAATTGTTTAAGATAGTTAAAGTATTGGCTGATTTTCCAAACGTTATTTATATCTTATCATTTGATATGGATATAGTATGTGAAGCTATTAATTTGTCTTATGGAATAGATGGAAAAGCATACCTTGAGAAGATTATTCAAGCCTCGTTTAGTCTTCCCAAAATAGATAAGCTCCGCCTTAGAAGAACCCTTTTTTCAAAACTATGGGTGATTGGAGGAGAGTCCGGGTTTAAAGAAAATATTTGGCATGAAGTCATGAATGTTTATTTTTCGGGATTAGATTCTTTAATAAGAAATCCTAGAGATATCATAAGAGTAACTAATGCCTTGAACGTGACTTACCCACCGGTAAAGTCAGAAATTTTTTCACCTGACTTTGTTGCGATAGAATTTATAAGAATATTTTGCCCTAAATTATACACAACAATTAAGAGTAACAAGAAATACTTTGCTGGTCCTAATGATGAAAGACATACTGATAGAGAAGAATTAATTAAATTTCATAATGCTTGGCTAGAAAATATTGATGAAGTTAATCGTAATGATATTAAGACGATAGTGCAAATACTATTCCCGAAATTGAATAACATTTTTGGCAATACAATTCATGGATCAAATTGGGTTTCACAATGGCGAAAAGAACGTAGAATATGCAGCGATGAATGTTTTGATATTTATTTCAATTTCACAATTGATAGTGACTTTGTTAGCAAAACAGAGCTTGAAATCTTCAAAGAATCTGCAAATGAAGAAAGCTCTATCATTGGAATTCTAGAAAGTTCTACAGAAATATACAGACTTGATGGAACAAATAAAGTTCAGGAGTATATTTCAAAAATTAGGGACATTGCTGCTGAGATTGATGAAGGCAGAGCGTCAAATATTATCAAAGCTATTTTTAACTGCGGCAATAAACTACTTACAACAGTTCCTGAAACAAGAGTTTCTTTATCATCTTTACCATTTCGTTGGTATATTGATTATACCATTGAAGATTTGCTCGAAAAGATACCAGAAGACTTGCGTGGAGCGTTCCTTATTGATTGCACAAAATCAAGCAGTTCATTGACCCTGTTGGTCGAAGTTATCAGATTCGCAGAAAGAGTAAAAGAGGAGCCTGATAAAAGGGGGCACTCTTCATACAATGCCATTTCGGATGCAGATTTAGCCATTGCCAAAGACTCTTTATGTGAACGACTAGCAAGCTCAACTTTGGAAGAATTACTTTCCTTACCCAATCTTGATATGGTCTTATTTTGTTGGGGAGAATGGGCCGATAATGAGACTGTCAACAACAAAATTCGACCCATTCTTGAAAATGAACTCAGCGCCATTAAATTTCTTGCAACCTATTTTTATTTCTCACAAACCTTTAGCTTTGGTGACGCGCTCGCTCGCTCGCAGGCTTATCTAAATTCAAGGAGTATTCAGAAATATATTAACGTTGGGGCGTTGGAAGAAAAATTGAAATCTTTTCCTCATGAAAGCCTTTCCCGTAAACAGCTGCTTGTTGTTGATACTTTTTTAAAAGACGTTGAAGCTCGAAGAAATGATACTTCCGATGATAGTGAGGCGTGA
- a CDS encoding formate dehydrogenase accessory sulfurtransferase FdhD: protein MDAAQDGFSPGPAPLHLSARRFRRGRWEDLPEVAAREEAVRVLHAGGSSSLWAWPHDLEDLALGHVLLDCAPRAGDEPGDAPVPLWTGRVERLDAPAGRHCLRVSFAGENEPGCGLSRPHRPDAASTAPRLSAAALLARMAEFFAAPGLWDGTGSFHRAALFHPEHGLLRVAEDIGRHNCLDRLAGFCARQGREPAAHALFISARITGSLYAKARRAGFTLLASRGAVTSAALTAARAQGVSLVGFCRPAEERLTVFCDELGRVTA, encoded by the coding sequence ATGGATGCGGCGCAAGACGGATTTTCGCCCGGCCCGGCTCCTTTGCATCTGTCCGCTCGGCGTTTCCGGCGCGGCCGCTGGGAGGATCTGCCCGAAGTGGCCGCCCGCGAGGAGGCCGTGCGCGTGCTCCATGCCGGGGGAAGCAGCAGCCTCTGGGCCTGGCCGCATGATCTGGAAGATCTGGCGCTGGGACACGTGTTGCTGGATTGCGCACCACGGGCGGGAGATGAGCCCGGCGATGCGCCCGTGCCGTTGTGGACGGGGCGGGTGGAGCGCCTGGACGCGCCCGCGGGTCGGCACTGCCTGCGGGTAAGCTTTGCCGGAGAGAACGAGCCGGGTTGCGGTCTGTCCAGGCCGCACAGACCGGATGCGGCCTCTACCGCGCCACGCTTGAGCGCCGCCGCGCTGCTGGCGCGGATGGCGGAATTTTTCGCCGCGCCGGGACTCTGGGACGGCACGGGCTCTTTCCACCGCGCGGCCCTCTTCCACCCGGAGCACGGGCTGCTGCGAGTGGCCGAAGACATCGGCCGCCACAACTGTCTGGACCGGCTGGCCGGATTTTGCGCCCGGCAGGGCCGTGAGCCCGCCGCGCACGCGCTGTTCATCTCCGCCAGGATCACCGGCAGCCTGTACGCCAAGGCCCGGCGGGCGGGCTTCACGTTGCTGGCCAGCCGTGGCGCGGTGACCAGCGCGGCCCTGACGGCGGCCAGGGCGCAAGGCGTAAGCCTGGTGGGTTTCTGCCGCCCCGCCGAGGAGCGCCTGACCGTATTCTGCGATGAGCTGGGACGGGTGACGGCATGA
- a CDS encoding pirin family protein, whose translation MKFRTIKDAVTGHSTIDGAGVHLVRVLGSPTVKNFDPFLMLDAFDSRNPADYIKGFPMHPHRGIETFTYLMQGEIDHMDSLGNAGKIKDGCCQWMTAGSGILHQEMPQASDRILGLQLWINLPRKNKMVEPKYRDITVDMVPRVEEDAAAVAVVTGRYKDVEGAVRGDYVDVRFLDVTLKPGHTWTVETKPSHTVFAYLVEGSCALTENNDMLSAKHAYLFTEGDAVALTGGPQGARLVLVSGEPLHEAVAWGGPIVMNSEEELREAFQELEDDTFIKHANKAPVGMDA comes from the coding sequence ATGAAATTCCGCACGATTAAAGACGCGGTTACCGGCCATTCCACCATTGACGGCGCCGGAGTGCATCTGGTCCGCGTTCTGGGTTCCCCCACAGTAAAAAACTTTGATCCTTTTCTGATGCTGGACGCTTTTGATTCCCGCAATCCGGCCGACTACATCAAGGGTTTTCCCATGCACCCGCACCGGGGCATTGAGACGTTCACCTATCTGATGCAGGGTGAAATCGACCATATGGACAGTCTGGGCAATGCTGGTAAAATCAAGGACGGCTGTTGCCAGTGGATGACCGCCGGCAGCGGCATTCTGCACCAGGAAATGCCGCAGGCCAGCGACAGGATTCTGGGGCTGCAACTCTGGATCAATCTGCCCCGTAAAAACAAGATGGTGGAACCCAAATACCGCGATATCACCGTGGACATGGTGCCCAGGGTGGAAGAAGACGCGGCCGCTGTGGCTGTGGTGACCGGACGGTACAAGGATGTGGAAGGGGCCGTCAGAGGCGATTACGTGGATGTGCGTTTTCTGGACGTAACCCTCAAGCCGGGGCACACTTGGACAGTGGAAACCAAGCCCTCGCACACGGTCTTTGCCTATCTGGTGGAAGGCAGTTGCGCCCTGACGGAAAACAACGACATGCTTTCGGCCAAGCACGCCTACCTCTTTACCGAAGGCGACGCCGTGGCCCTGACCGGCGGACCGCAGGGCGCGCGTCTGGTGCTGGTGTCCGGCGAACCCCTGCACGAAGCCGTGGCCTGGGGCGGTCCCATCGTCATGAACAGTGAGGAAGAACTGCGTGAAGCCTTCCAGGAGCTGGAAGACGACACCTTTATCAAACACGCCAACAAAGCCCCGGTGGGGATGGACGCCTAA
- a CDS encoding helix-turn-helix domain-containing protein, whose amino-acid sequence MIVKSIFSKKYTVFLDVLIQARKSQCLSQQVIATRLGKPQSFISKYENGERRLDVIEFFAIAKALEKDPVQLLKECGLL is encoded by the coding sequence ATGATCGTGAAGTCTATTTTTAGCAAGAAATATACTGTATTTTTAGATGTGCTGATCCAAGCGCGAAAAAGCCAATGCCTCAGTCAACAGGTTATCGCAACCCGTTTAGGTAAGCCGCAGTCTTTTATATCAAAATATGAAAACGGCGAGCGGCGGCTGGATGTTATAGAATTTTTTGCGATTGCCAAGGCGCTGGAAAAAGATCCTGTCCAGTTGCTGAAAGAGTGTGGTCTGCTTTAA